The nucleotide sequence TTCACAGCCAGGCTGATTAGGATTCACAATGGCTGCGGCAGCGGGTAATTCATCACCGGGCAAATGATGATCTGTGACCAATACCGGAATACCGTGAGCCTGCGCCGCTGCGACACCACTAACCGACGAAATGCCATTATCAACCGTCATAATCAGATCCGGTTGGCGTTGCGCAGCAACCGCCACTAACTCGGGGGATAAGCCGTAACCAAAATCAAACCGGTTGGGTACCAGATAATCGAGATTCTGCGCCCCGAATAAACCCAGAGCACGAATCGCCAAGGCGGTACTGGTGGCACCATCGACATCGAAGTCTCCGACCACTAATAACTTTTTTTGCTCAGTGACAACCGGCACCAACAAATCGACGGCCGCTTCAATCCCTTTGAGTGATTGCCAGGGCAATAAACGGTTCAGCTGAAGCTCAAGCTGGTCATTGGAAGTCACACCGCGAGCGGCATAAATGCGTTGCAGAATCGGGGACACCCCGGATAACTGCGATTGTGAGGGTAACGAGCGCTGAATAATCTGAGTCATCGGGCTAGTTTAACAGGCTTTCATGCGGCACAGGCTTTATTCATCTGGCCGTACGCGCACAAAACGGGCGAACCTGGGTAAGCCGGTATTGGTTAAACCGTTGTAGGAATAAGTCACCTCAGAGCCAATCGCTGGCGGGGTCTGACGCTGGGCATCCGTTAAACCTGAGCCTAAGCGGAATTCACGGCCCTGTTGATCCCGTACAACCAATGCGCCGACCATACCGCGATATTTACCTTCACCGGCAACATAATCAATTACCGTAGCTTCCGCATCATCACGCGGCTTTAATTTGAGTAAGTCCTGACTGCGTTTCACCTGATATAAAGCACGCCCATGGCGTAACATCAGACCTTCACCACCAGCCGCAACAACCTGCTGCAGCCAGTCATTTAACGCGGCTTCGTTGACTACTTTTTTTTGAGTCAGTGCTTTTAGCCAAGGGGTTCCCTGCTCAGCAACCAGAGTTTTCAGCAACCAATAACGTTCATGAAACGGTGCCACCATCTCCGGCAGGTCATACACCATAAATTTGACCTCTCGCCATGATTGATCAACCGGTTGGATCGTTCGCACCAGCGAACTCATTTCCTCAAAACGACCTCGCCCCAGCCAGAGTTCACCATCCAACCGAGTCGTTGGCAGCCCCGCCACAAACCATAACGGTGCAGGAATAACCCGGCCACTGCGAGTGTACAGTTGACGGCCATCCCAATAGGCACGAACCCCATCGAGTTTTTCACTGACATAATATTTACGAACATCAATGCCACTGATGTAATGAGTGGCGAGCATCAAAGGGGGTGGCGCCAGTTGCCCGGAAGCAGCCCAAAGAGGGAACAGTGAAAACAGCAGTGACACAGTGACTAAAGCGGTGACGACAAGATA is from Bacterioplanoides sp. SCSIO 12839 and encodes:
- a CDS encoding DNA ligase; the encoded protein is MHSYLVVTALVTVSLLFSLFPLWAASGQLAPPPLMLATHYISGIDVRKYYVSEKLDGVRAYWDGRQLYTRSGRVIPAPLWFVAGLPTTRLDGELWLGRGRFEEMSSLVRTIQPVDQSWREVKFMVYDLPEMVAPFHERYWLLKTLVAEQGTPWLKALTQKKVVNEAALNDWLQQVVAAGGEGLMLRHGRALYQVKRSQDLLKLKPRDDAEATVIDYVAGEGKYRGMVGALVVRDQQGREFRLGSGLTDAQRQTPPAIGSEVTYSYNGLTNTGLPRFARFVRVRPDE